From Arthrobacter sp. FW306-2-2C-D06B, a single genomic window includes:
- a CDS encoding phosphatidic acid phosphatase translates to MGGEQSGVGARRRVARVLTEVFQPPAVVTALLLISPAVQPGFPGTIWFGVLAALFVCVLPLAYVLLMVKLGKLSDHHVSDRKERAPLLMLALVSVVVGLLVLNLIHAPTSVSVMILALIGGITVLAAVSLLWKISGHASAISAAAVMVALMFGPAWLPLLLLVPAVGWSRVVLRDHTRGQVIAGSLFGGVVIAGLWWVLRGWLS, encoded by the coding sequence ATTGGGGGAGAGCAGAGCGGCGTTGGGGCCCGGCGCCGTGTTGCCAGGGTCCTGACGGAAGTCTTCCAGCCGCCCGCCGTCGTGACCGCCTTGCTGCTCATCAGCCCTGCGGTGCAGCCGGGTTTCCCGGGGACGATATGGTTCGGTGTCCTGGCGGCGCTCTTTGTGTGTGTGCTGCCGCTGGCCTACGTCCTGCTTATGGTGAAGCTCGGCAAACTCAGCGACCACCACGTCAGCGATCGCAAGGAACGTGCGCCCTTGCTGATGCTAGCGCTCGTGTCCGTGGTCGTGGGGCTGTTGGTCCTCAATCTGATCCACGCCCCGACGAGCGTTTCAGTGATGATCCTTGCCCTGATTGGCGGCATCACGGTGTTGGCCGCAGTCAGCCTTCTGTGGAAAATCAGCGGCCATGCCTCGGCAATTTCCGCGGCGGCAGTCATGGTGGCCCTCATGTTCGGGCCGGCTTGGTTGCCGCTACTGCTTCTGGTTCCGGCCGTCGGCTGGTCCCGCGTCGTCCTACGGGACCATACCCGCGGCCAGGTCATCGCCGGTTCGTTGTTCGGCGGGGTGGTCATCGCAGGACTTTGGTGGGTCCTCCGCGGTTGGTTGAGCTAG
- a CDS encoding GerMN domain-containing protein: protein MKGTTEAVAALCLSLALCLAGCASPVGGAPGEARTTQPASPGFVQATQEPVTGPIPMPLPAPPPHVNPPTAAPRPTTASPLAPAALPVPAPLPTAGESTGTTVYFVAIGDGGSRGVRFGCDDSLVAVHVAAPPGSDPLSVAMGQLLAPDGTASRAGLYNALSGSALRYVSGYLDGTTAVVNLSGSLRPGGVCDQPRIETQLAQTAVAATGASQAAIYIDGNTLADVLSLR from the coding sequence ATGAAAGGCACGACGGAGGCGGTCGCCGCGCTGTGCCTATCCCTCGCGCTCTGCCTCGCTGGCTGCGCTTCCCCCGTCGGTGGCGCTCCGGGCGAGGCCCGCACCACACAACCGGCCTCACCAGGCTTCGTCCAGGCGACGCAGGAGCCTGTTACCGGGCCGATTCCGATGCCCCTTCCGGCTCCTCCCCCGCATGTCAACCCGCCTACCGCGGCACCGCGGCCAACCACTGCGAGCCCGCTGGCACCCGCAGCCCTTCCAGTTCCTGCACCCCTCCCGACCGCAGGCGAATCGACTGGAACCACTGTGTATTTCGTGGCGATCGGCGACGGCGGCAGCCGCGGTGTGAGGTTCGGCTGCGACGACAGCCTTGTAGCTGTGCACGTCGCCGCCCCTCCGGGCAGCGACCCACTGTCCGTGGCAATGGGTCAACTGCTGGCGCCCGATGGAACCGCGTCCCGGGCAGGTTTGTACAACGCGCTCTCGGGCTCGGCGCTGCGATACGTTTCGGGCTACCTCGACGGCACCACAGCCGTCGTGAACCTGAGCGGGTCACTTCGTCCCGGAGGCGTGTGCGACCAACCGCGGATCGAAACCCAGCTGGCGCAGACCGCGGTGGCGGCTACGGGAGCATCCCAGGCCGCGATCTACATCGACGGGAACACCCTGGCGGACGTCCTGAGTTTGCGCTGA
- a CDS encoding aminotransferase-like domain-containing protein, with protein MTHETLDAGPELPAEAIDAIERAATAAHRHEELFSERAANIKQSAVRDVFDISMRPGLVSLAGGNPYLQSLPLEKLGQTAARIIAEEGMTALQYGGGQGTEELRTQICEIMAAEGILDARPENVVITAGSQSAQDVATKVFCNPGDVVLVENPTYVGALNTFEAYQVQVETVDMDDDGLVPELLEAKIAALQAEGKTIKFLYTIPNFNNPSGITLAPARRQRIVDICRNANILVLEDNPYGLLRFDGNPLEPMRAANEHDVIYMGSFSKIFAPGLRIGWALVPEHLQRRFYLASEAVTLCPPTLNQMIISAYLRDYDWRGQIDTYRALYEERCNALLVALEEHMPSGLSWTRPEGGFFVWVTLPDGVDTYPLLKKAIEAGVVFIPGAAFTHSDEPSNKLRLAFSAVPPESIAEGVRRLAPVLQEAIDVISKGADI; from the coding sequence GTGACCCACGAAACATTGGATGCCGGGCCCGAGTTGCCCGCGGAAGCAATCGACGCAATAGAGCGAGCAGCAACTGCCGCCCACCGCCACGAGGAACTTTTCTCGGAGCGCGCCGCCAACATCAAGCAATCCGCCGTGCGTGACGTCTTCGACATTTCAATGCGGCCGGGACTCGTCTCCCTCGCCGGCGGAAATCCTTATCTGCAGTCCCTGCCCCTCGAGAAGCTCGGCCAAACCGCGGCACGCATCATCGCGGAAGAAGGCATGACGGCGCTGCAGTATGGTGGCGGCCAAGGCACCGAGGAACTACGCACCCAGATTTGCGAGATCATGGCCGCGGAGGGCATCTTGGACGCCCGGCCGGAGAACGTGGTGATCACGGCGGGTTCGCAGTCGGCCCAGGACGTGGCCACGAAGGTCTTCTGCAACCCTGGCGACGTCGTCCTCGTGGAAAACCCCACCTATGTGGGCGCACTGAACACCTTCGAGGCGTACCAAGTCCAGGTTGAGACAGTGGACATGGACGACGACGGCTTGGTCCCGGAGCTCCTGGAAGCGAAGATCGCGGCGCTTCAGGCCGAGGGCAAGACCATCAAGTTCCTCTACACGATCCCCAACTTCAACAACCCCTCCGGCATCACACTCGCTCCGGCGAGGCGTCAGCGAATCGTCGATATATGCCGCAATGCGAATATCCTTGTTCTCGAGGACAACCCCTACGGCCTTTTGCGCTTCGACGGCAACCCGCTGGAACCAATGCGGGCCGCGAACGAGCATGACGTCATCTACATGGGCTCGTTCTCCAAGATCTTTGCCCCCGGACTGCGAATCGGATGGGCCCTGGTACCCGAGCATTTGCAGCGGCGCTTCTACCTGGCCTCTGAAGCAGTGACGCTGTGTCCTCCCACCCTGAACCAGATGATCATCTCGGCATATCTTCGGGATTACGACTGGCGCGGGCAGATTGACACTTACCGGGCCCTGTACGAGGAACGCTGCAACGCCCTGCTGGTGGCGTTGGAAGAGCACATGCCTTCCGGCCTCAGCTGGACCAGACCCGAGGGCGGCTTCTTCGTCTGGGTCACCCTGCCCGACGGCGTCGACACGTATCCACTGCTCAAGAAGGCAATCGAGGCAGGGGTCGTGTTCATCCCCGGCGCGGCGTTCACGCACTCTGACGAACCATCCAACAAACTGAGGTTGGCTTTCAGCGCAGTGCCACCGGAGTCCATCGCCGAAGGCGTCCGCCGATTGGCGCCGGTTTTGCAAGAAGCCATTGATGTCATCAGCAAAGGAGCAGATATATGA
- the ald gene encoding alanine dehydrogenase — protein MIIGVPKEIKNNEFRVAITAAGVHEFRTHGHTVLVERGAGLGSGITDEEYAVAGAEIVVEADDVWARADMVMKVKEPISAEYHRFRKGLILFTYLHLAAEPELTQELINSGVTAIAYETVQDGRALPLLAPMSEVAGRLSVVVGASSLMAPAGGKGVLLGGVPGVRPAKVVVLGAGVAGTNAAAMALGLGADVTIMDININRLRELDALYQGRLKTVASNAYEIEKSVVDADLVIGSVLIPGAKAPKLVTNELVSRMKPGSVLVDIAVDQGGCFEDTHPTTHQEPTYKVHNTIFYCVANMPGAVPNTSTYALTNVTLRYAVSLANLGVKAAFDRDPALAAGLNIAAGKVTHRSVSEAHNLPLVADWHNLVSA, from the coding sequence ATGATCATCGGTGTCCCCAAAGAGATCAAGAACAACGAATTCCGCGTTGCCATCACGGCCGCGGGCGTTCACGAGTTCCGCACCCACGGCCACACCGTGCTGGTGGAACGCGGCGCAGGCCTGGGCTCCGGCATCACGGACGAGGAATACGCGGTTGCCGGTGCGGAGATCGTGGTTGAGGCCGACGACGTCTGGGCCCGCGCCGACATGGTCATGAAGGTCAAGGAACCCATCAGCGCCGAGTACCACCGCTTCCGCAAGGGCCTCATCCTCTTCACCTACCTGCACCTGGCCGCCGAGCCCGAGCTGACCCAGGAACTCATCAACTCCGGCGTCACCGCCATCGCCTACGAGACCGTCCAGGACGGCCGTGCCCTGCCCCTGCTGGCACCGATGTCCGAGGTCGCCGGCCGCCTGTCGGTTGTCGTCGGCGCTTCCTCCCTCATGGCTCCGGCCGGCGGCAAGGGCGTGCTGCTGGGCGGCGTCCCGGGTGTCCGCCCGGCCAAGGTCGTTGTCCTCGGCGCCGGTGTTGCCGGTACCAACGCCGCCGCCATGGCCCTCGGCCTGGGAGCCGATGTCACCATCATGGACATCAATATCAACCGCCTCCGCGAACTGGATGCCCTCTACCAGGGCCGCCTGAAGACCGTCGCGTCCAACGCGTACGAGATCGAGAAGTCCGTAGTCGACGCCGACCTCGTCATCGGTTCCGTGCTGATCCCGGGCGCCAAGGCCCCCAAGCTTGTCACCAACGAGCTCGTCTCCCGCATGAAGCCCGGCTCCGTGCTGGTGGACATCGCCGTGGACCAGGGCGGCTGCTTCGAGGACACGCACCCCACCACGCACCAGGAACCCACGTACAAGGTCCACAACACGATCTTCTACTGCGTCGCCAACATGCCGGGCGCCGTTCCGAATACCTCCACGTACGCGCTGACCAACGTCACCCTGCGCTACGCGGTGTCACTGGCCAACCTGGGGGTCAAGGCCGCATTCGACCGCGACCCCGCCCTGGCAGCCGGCCTCAACATCGCGGCAGGCAAGGTCACGCACCGCTCGGTCTCCGAGGCGCACAACCTGCCCCTCGTCGCCGACTGGCACAACCTGGTTTCGGCCTAG
- a CDS encoding Gfo/Idh/MocA family protein: MTHKAIRTAVVGYGLSGSVFHAPFIAANPAYSLDVIATSDAGRKARAQERYPGTRIVDTPEDVLALAAELDLVVLGTPPATHYPLAKAALEAGVDVVVDKPFAVSSAQGQELIELAASLGRVLTVYQNRRWDGDALTVKKLLDAGTLGDVMRCEASMERWSPEISKAWKAGATADDGGGLLFDLGTHLLDLAVQMFGPAEVIHAEILARRPQEKADDDVFLVLKHASGVTSHVAMNVNSQLRAPRFRVLGSKGGFVKFGIDPQEPFILAGGLPTDGAYGVDDPHYYGTLEIDGVRTTVPTERGAYQEFYRILGEKIADGGAASALPLPVDPAGPVEVLRLIEQARALA; the protein is encoded by the coding sequence ATGACCCACAAAGCGATCCGCACCGCCGTCGTCGGCTATGGCCTTTCCGGTAGCGTCTTTCACGCGCCGTTCATCGCAGCCAATCCCGCCTATTCCCTTGACGTCATCGCTACTTCGGACGCGGGCCGCAAGGCCCGCGCGCAGGAACGGTATCCCGGCACGAGGATCGTGGACACTCCGGAAGACGTCTTGGCGCTTGCCGCGGAGCTGGACCTCGTGGTGCTCGGCACGCCGCCCGCGACCCATTACCCGCTCGCAAAGGCCGCGCTGGAAGCCGGGGTCGACGTCGTCGTGGACAAGCCATTCGCCGTGAGCAGCGCGCAGGGGCAGGAGCTGATCGAACTGGCCGCGAGTCTGGGCCGGGTACTCACCGTGTACCAAAACCGCCGCTGGGACGGCGACGCCCTCACGGTGAAGAAGCTGCTCGACGCCGGGACGCTGGGCGACGTCATGCGCTGCGAGGCTTCAATGGAGCGGTGGTCGCCCGAAATCAGCAAGGCGTGGAAGGCCGGCGCCACGGCAGACGACGGCGGCGGGCTGCTTTTCGACCTGGGGACCCACCTGTTGGACCTGGCCGTGCAGATGTTCGGTCCCGCCGAAGTCATCCACGCAGAAATACTGGCGCGACGGCCGCAAGAAAAAGCCGATGACGACGTCTTCCTGGTCCTGAAACATGCTTCCGGTGTGACGAGCCACGTCGCCATGAACGTCAACAGCCAGCTTCGCGCTCCGCGCTTCCGCGTCCTGGGCAGCAAGGGCGGATTCGTGAAGTTCGGGATCGATCCTCAGGAACCGTTCATCCTGGCGGGCGGGCTGCCCACAGACGGTGCCTACGGCGTCGACGATCCGCACTACTACGGCACCCTGGAAATCGACGGCGTGCGGACCACGGTACCCACCGAGCGCGGCGCCTACCAGGAGTTCTACCGGATCCTTGGCGAGAAGATCGCCGACGGCGGTGCCGCGTCCGCCTTGCCGCTCCCCGTGGATCCCGCCGGGCCCGTCGAGGTACTCAGGTTGATTGAGCAGGCCAGGGCGCTGGCCTGA
- a CDS encoding dihydrolipoamide acetyltransferase family protein — protein sequence MTVKKFNLPDVGEGLTEAEIVSWKVKPGDTVAINDVICEIETAKSLVELPSPYAGTVAELLVAEGITVEVGTAIIGISDNAPGGPEPTQAPAAPSAAGSSSAPPAAPAAEQVFEASMYGKLPADAGTSDGGLAGGPLVGSGPKADAVKRRPRKRPEGATAVTAAAPSSAPAAAAVVEPTAPAVPLVAAQQPAASRGAASQAPASQAPGLTGLGATVSGLVNRVLAKPPVRKIARELGIDLADVVPTGARGEVTREDLVSYQSQRDAEVDQADRFWGASKKPQDQRVERIPVKGVRKATAKAMVESAFTAPHVSIFVDVDASRTMEFVKRLKASRDFEGIKVSPLLILSKAVIWAAARNPSVNATWVENADGNGNAEIHVKHYMNLGIAAATPRGLMVPNIKDAQDLSLKELALALNELASTARAGKTQPAQMQGGSLTITNVGALGIDTGTPIINPGEVAIVAFGTIKQKPWVLDGEVIPRWITTLGGSFDHRVVDGDLSARFMADVASILEEPALLLD from the coding sequence GTGACTGTTAAGAAATTCAACCTGCCGGATGTCGGCGAAGGCCTGACCGAGGCGGAAATCGTCTCCTGGAAGGTCAAGCCCGGCGACACCGTGGCCATCAACGACGTCATCTGCGAGATCGAGACCGCCAAGTCCCTCGTGGAATTGCCGTCCCCGTATGCCGGGACGGTGGCGGAGCTGCTCGTTGCCGAAGGCATCACGGTTGAAGTAGGGACCGCGATTATCGGTATTTCGGACAATGCGCCGGGAGGACCGGAGCCCACCCAGGCGCCGGCGGCTCCGAGCGCCGCCGGGTCATCCTCCGCGCCGCCTGCCGCGCCCGCAGCGGAACAGGTCTTCGAAGCCTCGATGTACGGCAAGTTGCCCGCCGACGCCGGAACCTCCGACGGCGGTCTAGCCGGCGGCCCGCTGGTCGGCTCAGGCCCCAAGGCCGACGCCGTCAAGCGCCGCCCGCGCAAGCGCCCGGAAGGCGCTACCGCCGTCACCGCGGCCGCCCCGAGCTCGGCACCCGCAGCTGCCGCCGTCGTCGAGCCCACTGCTCCGGCGGTACCGCTTGTTGCCGCCCAGCAGCCCGCGGCTAGCCGGGGAGCCGCAAGCCAGGCACCTGCAAGCCAAGCACCGGGTCTCACCGGCCTTGGTGCAACGGTCAGTGGCCTCGTCAATCGGGTGTTGGCCAAGCCTCCGGTGCGCAAGATCGCCCGTGAACTCGGGATTGACCTGGCCGACGTCGTTCCCACGGGAGCCCGCGGCGAAGTGACCCGCGAGGACTTGGTCAGCTACCAGTCGCAGCGCGACGCCGAGGTGGACCAGGCAGACAGGTTCTGGGGTGCGTCCAAGAAGCCGCAGGATCAGCGGGTGGAACGGATCCCCGTCAAGGGCGTCCGCAAAGCTACAGCCAAGGCCATGGTGGAGTCGGCCTTCACAGCACCGCACGTGAGCATCTTCGTTGATGTCGATGCCAGCCGCACCATGGAATTCGTCAAGCGGCTCAAGGCCTCCAGGGACTTTGAGGGCATCAAGGTATCGCCGCTGCTGATCCTCTCGAAGGCCGTGATTTGGGCGGCCGCCCGCAATCCGAGCGTTAACGCGACCTGGGTAGAGAACGCCGACGGCAACGGCAATGCGGAGATCCACGTCAAGCACTACATGAACCTCGGTATTGCCGCAGCAACCCCGCGCGGGCTCATGGTGCCGAATATCAAGGATGCCCAGGACCTTTCCCTCAAGGAACTGGCCCTCGCGCTCAACGAGCTGGCCAGTACGGCACGCGCGGGCAAGACCCAGCCCGCGCAGATGCAGGGCGGCTCGCTGACCATCACGAACGTTGGCGCCCTCGGTATCGACACCGGAACGCCCATCATCAACCCGGGCGAGGTGGCGATCGTCGCATTCGGCACCATCAAGCAAAAGCCTTGGGTGCTCGACGGCGAGGTCATCCCCCGCTGGATCACAACGCTCGGCGGCTCGTTCGATCACCGGGTGGTGGACGGGGACCTCTCTGCCCGCTTCATGGCCGACGTCGCGTCCATTCTCGAAGAGCCGGCTCTGCTGCTTGACTAA
- a CDS encoding NAD(P)H-dependent oxidoreductase has protein sequence MSKNTVLALVGSLRADSHNRKLAEAIQLNAPENVEVQIHGSLGNIPFYNEDIDVEGQVPAEAAALRAAAAAADAILLVTPEHNGTMPASLKNAIDWLSRPFGAGALAGKPTAVVGTAFGQFGGVWAQDEARKAAGIAGAKVLEDVKLAVPGSMIRFAELHPKDDAEVVEQIKGIFEPLTAFQEAEVAA, from the coding sequence ATGTCCAAGAACACCGTTCTCGCCCTTGTTGGCAGCCTCCGCGCCGATTCCCACAACCGCAAGCTCGCCGAAGCCATCCAGCTCAACGCCCCCGAAAACGTCGAAGTACAGATCCACGGCTCCCTCGGCAATATCCCGTTCTACAACGAAGACATCGACGTCGAGGGCCAGGTTCCGGCCGAAGCCGCAGCCCTCCGCGCTGCTGCCGCCGCAGCCGACGCCATCCTGCTTGTCACACCGGAACACAACGGCACCATGCCGGCATCCCTCAAGAACGCCATCGACTGGCTGTCCCGCCCGTTCGGCGCCGGTGCGCTGGCAGGCAAGCCGACCGCCGTCGTCGGTACCGCTTTTGGCCAGTTCGGTGGCGTCTGGGCGCAGGACGAGGCCCGTAAGGCAGCCGGCATCGCGGGCGCCAAGGTCCTCGAGGACGTCAAGCTCGCCGTTCCGGGCTCCATGATCCGCTTCGCTGAACTGCACCCGAAGGACGACGCGGAAGTTGTCGAGCAGATCAAGGGCATCTTCGAGCCGCTGACTGCCTTCCAGGAAGCTGAAGTAGCAGCCTAG
- a CDS encoding isocitrate lyase/PEP mutase family protein, translating to MTTHPELESKAVRFHELHAVPHAPLVLVNAWDAASARMVEEAGATAVATSSSAVSWSLGYRDGDHLPRQLAMEALSRIAKATRLPVTADIETGYGRTDEELQATVRAVLDAGAVGINIEDSADQPLSEIAEQSRRIALIRQAAEDAGVGLFINARTDTYWSGKFPDTAYEETLRRADAYQRAGADGIFVPGLTDLHVLHDLSRRISAPLNALAGLGSPSPGELHDVGVRRISIGGSTARAAYAKVSRLAREVLGDGNWSGLAGSLSYADMDALFE from the coding sequence ATGACGACACATCCCGAGCTCGAATCCAAGGCTGTCCGCTTCCACGAGCTCCATGCCGTGCCACATGCGCCGTTGGTCCTGGTGAACGCGTGGGATGCGGCATCTGCGCGGATGGTTGAGGAAGCGGGAGCGACGGCGGTGGCGACCTCCAGCTCGGCAGTCTCCTGGAGCCTGGGGTACCGGGACGGGGACCACCTTCCGCGGCAACTCGCGATGGAAGCGCTGTCCCGGATAGCAAAGGCCACCCGCTTGCCCGTGACTGCGGACATCGAGACCGGGTACGGGCGTACAGACGAAGAACTCCAGGCCACCGTTCGAGCGGTGCTGGACGCGGGCGCCGTCGGGATCAATATCGAGGACTCGGCGGACCAACCGCTGAGCGAGATCGCTGAACAATCCAGGCGCATCGCGCTGATCAGACAGGCGGCCGAGGATGCGGGCGTCGGACTGTTCATCAATGCGCGTACGGACACTTATTGGTCTGGAAAGTTTCCGGACACTGCGTATGAGGAAACGCTGCGCCGTGCGGATGCCTATCAGCGGGCCGGGGCAGACGGAATTTTCGTGCCGGGTTTGACGGATCTCCATGTTCTGCACGATCTCTCCCGGCGGATCAGCGCGCCGCTCAATGCCCTGGCCGGGTTGGGTTCGCCGTCGCCAGGAGAATTGCACGACGTCGGTGTGCGGCGAATCAGCATCGGCGGCAGTACTGCCAGGGCGGCCTATGCGAAGGTCTCCAGGCTGGCAAGGGAAGTTCTCGGCGACGGAAACTGGTCGGGCCTCGCCGGATCCCTGAGTTATGCGGACATGGACGCGCTCTTCGAGTGA
- a CDS encoding RNA polymerase sigma factor — protein sequence MLDPLADEYLQADEEDPALLFTAAYNEFSGPVFGYLRARGVDDPEAVTQDVFLALYPKLDSLHGGLQGAKTLLFSIAHARMVDHYRKRERTPDSAPYESDLDSRRAPSAEDQAFGHGEGLGVTELLADLNPDYREVLALRVVADLSLEETADIMGKSQGAVKQLQRRALSALRERALLRNGTS from the coding sequence GTGCTTGACCCTTTGGCTGATGAATATTTGCAGGCGGACGAGGAAGATCCCGCACTGCTCTTCACAGCTGCCTACAACGAGTTTTCCGGACCGGTGTTTGGATACCTACGCGCCCGCGGCGTAGACGATCCGGAGGCGGTTACCCAGGACGTGTTCCTGGCGCTTTATCCCAAACTGGATTCCCTCCACGGAGGTCTCCAGGGGGCCAAGACCCTGCTCTTCTCCATAGCGCATGCGCGAATGGTGGATCACTATCGCAAGCGGGAACGCACCCCTGATTCCGCGCCCTACGAATCCGATCTGGATTCGCGGCGCGCGCCTTCCGCCGAGGACCAGGCATTCGGGCATGGGGAAGGCCTGGGCGTAACCGAGCTACTGGCCGACCTTAACCCCGACTATCGGGAGGTCCTGGCACTACGGGTCGTGGCGGACCTGTCGTTGGAAGAAACAGCGGACATCATGGGCAAATCCCAAGGAGCCGTGAAGCAGTTGCAGCGCAGGGCATTGAGTGCACTGAGAGAACGTGCACTACTAAGGAATGGCACATCATGA
- a CDS encoding TetR/AcrR family transcriptional regulator, with protein sequence MSLIPIRPGSPFGAQPERSDAARNRERLLQAARDLVAEHGVDAVTMDMLACRADVGKGTVFRRFGSRAGLMMTLLSDAEAEFQREFIFGPPPLGPGAPPLERLIAFGEARIKYVEEYGELARAAAEHSPQNRHDAPPVVLWHRHIEMLLREAGLDRDPWLLALSLGATLDPERMLHSLRAHGIAPERLVASWRELVTRLLKDS encoded by the coding sequence GTGAGCCTCATCCCCATCCGGCCCGGGTCGCCTTTCGGGGCGCAGCCTGAGCGCAGCGATGCCGCGCGTAACCGCGAACGGCTTCTCCAAGCTGCCAGGGATCTCGTCGCCGAACATGGCGTGGACGCTGTCACCATGGACATGCTCGCGTGCAGGGCCGACGTCGGGAAGGGAACGGTCTTCCGCCGTTTCGGCAGCAGGGCCGGACTCATGATGACTCTCTTGAGCGACGCCGAAGCGGAATTCCAGCGCGAGTTCATCTTCGGTCCGCCGCCGCTGGGACCGGGAGCGCCCCCGCTTGAACGCCTCATTGCCTTCGGTGAAGCGCGCATCAAATATGTCGAAGAATACGGCGAGCTGGCCCGTGCCGCGGCGGAGCATTCCCCGCAAAACCGGCACGACGCCCCGCCGGTGGTGTTGTGGCACCGGCACATCGAGATGCTGCTGCGGGAAGCGGGTCTCGACCGCGATCCTTGGCTTCTGGCTCTTTCCCTCGGCGCCACCCTGGATCCCGAGCGCATGCTCCATTCCCTTCGCGCTCACGGGATCGCGCCGGAGCGCCTGGTGGCGTCGTGGCGCGAGCTCGTTACCCGCCTGCTGAAAGACAGCTGA
- a CDS encoding universal stress protein, whose translation MSGIVLVGVDGSATARRAADSAKNLATALGAELRVITAFEGAHVEVVESGGDKWILSDADAAEKVASKVAAELASEQLTTSYGAVFGKAGEALVKEAERVGAQVIVVGNRRMQGLARVLGSVANTVAHNAPCDVYIAKTDEP comes from the coding sequence ATGAGCGGAATAGTCCTCGTCGGAGTCGACGGCAGCGCAACAGCAAGGCGGGCCGCCGATTCGGCAAAGAATTTGGCGACCGCACTGGGCGCGGAACTGCGCGTCATCACCGCTTTTGAAGGCGCCCACGTGGAGGTCGTCGAAAGCGGAGGCGACAAGTGGATTCTCTCCGACGCCGACGCGGCGGAGAAGGTCGCCAGCAAAGTTGCCGCGGAACTCGCCTCCGAGCAATTGACCACCAGCTACGGAGCCGTCTTCGGAAAAGCCGGAGAGGCCCTGGTCAAGGAAGCCGAACGAGTGGGTGCCCAAGTGATCGTGGTCGGCAACCGCCGCATGCAGGGACTGGCCAGGGTCCTCGGCAGCGTTGCCAACACGGTGGCGCACAACGCGCCGTGCGACGTCTACATCGCCAAGACGGACGAACCTTAA
- a CDS encoding DUF1801 domain-containing protein: protein MADYNRHPDVDAYFEALPDWQCAIAEQLRDLIHDAEPEIVETIKRRTRPYFVLDGNVCALLAAKDHVNLFLYDGAIVPDPDNIITSGHGNKTARTIAFHQHDEIPRAPLTTMLRQIAANNRAGGWRKVKGTD, encoded by the coding sequence ATGGCCGACTACAACCGCCATCCCGACGTCGACGCCTACTTTGAGGCCCTCCCGGATTGGCAATGCGCGATCGCCGAGCAACTACGCGACCTCATCCATGACGCCGAGCCTGAAATCGTCGAGACCATCAAGCGCCGCACGAGGCCTTACTTCGTCCTTGACGGCAACGTTTGCGCGCTCCTCGCAGCCAAGGACCACGTCAACCTGTTCCTTTACGACGGCGCGATTGTCCCCGACCCGGACAACATCATCACATCGGGGCACGGCAACAAGACCGCCCGCACGATCGCCTTCCACCAGCACGACGAGATTCCCCGCGCACCTCTCACCACCATGCTCCGGCAGATCGCTGCGAACAACCGCGCCGGCGGCTGGCGGAAGGTCAAGGGAACGGACTAG